A stretch of Mycobacterium sp. ITM-2016-00316 DNA encodes these proteins:
- a CDS encoding DUF456 domain-containing protein: MSTLGIVLVALAIAVGLAGIVIPILPGGLLVMASIGVWAYVEGSTTSWVTFGIAAAFFVIAEVIKYTWPVQRMRRAEVRTSVLVIGAVAGIVGFFVIPVIGLLIGFVLGVFAAELAMRRDTTRAWASTVHALKGVALSVGVELTGALLATVTWVVGVLVS, encoded by the coding sequence GTGAGCACCCTCGGGATCGTCCTGGTCGCGCTGGCCATCGCCGTCGGGCTGGCCGGCATCGTGATCCCGATCCTGCCCGGCGGACTGCTGGTGATGGCGTCGATCGGGGTGTGGGCCTACGTCGAGGGTTCGACCACGTCCTGGGTGACATTCGGTATCGCGGCGGCGTTCTTCGTCATCGCCGAGGTGATCAAGTACACCTGGCCCGTCCAGCGGATGCGCCGTGCAGAGGTCCGAACATCGGTGCTGGTGATCGGTGCAGTGGCCGGTATCGTCGGCTTCTTCGTCATTCCCGTCATCGGTCTGCTCATCGGATTCGTGCTCGGGGTGTTCGCCGCCGAACTGGCAATGCGACGTGACACCACCCGCGCGTGGGCCTCGACGGTGCACGCACTCAAGGGTGTGGCGCTGTCGGTCGGTGTGGAGCTGACCGGCGCGCTGCTGGCCACGGTCACCTGGGTCGTCGGCGTCCTCGTCAGCTAG
- a CDS encoding tyrosine-protein phosphatase: protein MTAMLAGAWNFRDVAESAGIRPGLLFRSSELSRLTDEGQAALLALGINDVADLRSRRELERRGPGQVPASISLHHLPFHFEDDSEQDAPHEATFQRVMSESPDGEDVAESAKRYMTEVYEEFPSLTGAQVAVRQVISLLADGRPVIAHCFAGKDRTGFTVATVLEAVGVPRDAILTDFLRSNDAIDPLRMSIMESVRARAGEAPEVLTFAEARLTDAVLGVRAEYLEAAGRKVDELYGSVGGFLEAAGVTEADLARLRTSLTS, encoded by the coding sequence ATGACCGCGATGCTGGCGGGAGCGTGGAACTTTCGCGATGTTGCCGAGTCCGCCGGCATCCGGCCCGGCCTGCTGTTCAGGTCCAGCGAACTGAGCCGCCTCACCGACGAGGGACAGGCCGCGCTGCTCGCACTCGGCATCAACGATGTCGCCGACCTGCGCTCGCGGCGCGAGCTGGAACGCCGCGGCCCCGGCCAGGTGCCGGCGAGCATTTCCTTGCACCACTTGCCGTTCCACTTCGAGGACGACTCCGAGCAGGACGCACCGCACGAGGCCACGTTCCAGCGGGTGATGTCGGAGTCCCCCGACGGTGAGGACGTCGCCGAGTCCGCCAAGCGGTACATGACCGAGGTGTACGAGGAGTTCCCGTCGCTGACCGGCGCGCAGGTGGCCGTGCGCCAGGTGATCTCGCTGCTGGCCGACGGCAGGCCGGTCATCGCGCACTGTTTCGCCGGCAAGGACCGCACCGGGTTCACCGTCGCCACCGTGCTGGAGGCCGTCGGCGTGCCGCGGGATGCGATCCTGACCGACTTCCTGCGCAGCAATGACGCGATCGACCCGCTGCGGATGAGCATCATGGAATCGGTGAGGGCCCGCGCCGGCGAGGCACCCGAGGTGCTGACCTTCGCCGAGGCGCGGCTCACCGATGCCGTGCTCGGTGTTCGGGCGGAGTACCTTGAGGCGGCCGGCCGCAAGGTCGACGAGCTCTACGGATCGGTGGGCGGTTTCCTGGAGGCCGCCGGGGTGACCGAGGCGGATCTGGCCCGGCTGCGTACGTCCCTCACTAGCTGA